GAGCGGGAATGAAACCGATCCTCGGGATGGAAGCATACATCACCATAGAGAACAAGAGCAGATTTGACAAAACTGTTGAACTGGATCCCGTCACCGGAAACAGAAAAAAAGCATACCACCACCTCATACTCCTTGCAAAGAACAATCAGGGCTTTAAGAATCTGATTAAACTCTCCTCCAGAGGTTTTTTGGAAGGTTACTATTACAAGCCAAGAATTGATCTGGAACTTCTTAAGGAGTATTCCGAAGGATTGATTTGTACTTCTGCCTGTCTGGGAGGGGTAGTCTCCTTCTACCTTAGACGAAGGGATTACGCAAAAGCTAAGGAAGTGGCGAAACAGTATCAGGAGATTTTCGGTGATGACTTCTATCTCGAGATTCAGGATCATAAAATTGCCGATGACAAACTGATCCTTGACGGAATGCCAAAACTCGGGAAAGAACTGGGCATCAAACTTGTCGCTACGAACGATTGCCACTACATTAAACGCGAAGATGCCATCGCACACAATATCCTGCTGAAACTCTCTGAAAAAGGGGGGGAGACTGATTATAAAAGTTTAAGATACGGTACTGATCAGATATATTTCAAGTCGCAGGATGAGATGACTTCTCTCTTTAAGGACTATCCCGAGTCGATAGCGAGCACTCTTGAAATTGCCGATAAATGTGATGTTAATCTTGATAAAAAGGAATATTTCTTCCCCAAATTCCCTATCCCTGCGGAATCACCCGAACAGAGTCTCGATGGCTATTTCGAGTATCTTTCACGGCAGAAGTTTGATGAAGTGTTTCCCGGTGAGAAAAGCGAAGAGCTGAAAGAGAGATTTGAGTACGAGCTTAAAACAATCAAGGAGATGGGGTTTGCAGGGTATTTCCTTATCGTACAGGACTTTATCGATGCGGCGAAAAATATGGGTGTTGCAGTAGGACCCGGAAGAGGTTCTGCCGCCGGTTCGCTGATTGCCTTCGTGCTTGGTATAACAAAGATCAATCCTCTTGATTATGATCTCCTTTTTGAAAGATTTTTGAATCCTGCAAGAAAGTCGATGCCTGATATTGATGTTGATTTTTCAGATGAAAAAAGGGGCAAGGTGATCGATTATGTCAAGCAGAAATACGGATCAGAGTCGGTTTCTCAAATTATAACTTTTTCCACACTCGCATCGAAAGCTGCGATAAAGGATGTGGGACGGGTGCTAAATGTCCCTCTGCATATAGTAAATTATATTACAAAATTCATACCTTCCATCTTCGGCAAGGTTTACAGTATCGAAAAGGCACTCGCAGAAGTTCCCGAACTAAAAGATTATTCCAAGACCACCGATCCCACGATGATCGAGCTCTTCAAGTATGCGAAAACACTGGAGGGGATGAACCGGAATGCATCCAAGCATGCCGCGGGTGTGGTAATTGCTCCCGGTGATGTAAGTGATTATGTACCACTCGCTGTAGTTGACACCTCGAGCATGGAGGCAGTATCTCAGTATAATATGAAGGAACTTGAAGCGGCGGGTCTCCTTAAAATGGACTTCCTCGGGCTTCGTACTCTTTCCATTATTGAGGATACTTTGTCAATGGTAAAGGAAACCAGACCCGAGGAGGAGTGGGTCGAGGATATTGACTCGATTCCATTGGACGATCAGCTAACCTACGAGGTGTTTGCAGACGGAAGGACGACAGGCATCTTTCAGTTTGAATCGGTGCCGATGCGGAAGCATTTGAAAAGACTGAAACCTCAGTCAATAAAAGACCTTGCAGCTATGAATGCTTTGTACAGGCCCGGTCCGATGGAAAACATCGATGACTTTATCGACAGGAAATATGGAAGACAGAGGGTAACCTATCTGCACCCAAAACTTGAGCCGATTTTACAGGAGACCTATGGTATCATCGTATATCAGGAGCAGGTAATAAGAATTGCGAATCAACTTGCAGGCATGTCTCTTGCAGAAGCGGATATCCTTCGTCGTGCAATGGGTAAGAAGGATGTGGAGGCTATGCAGAAGCAGCGGAAGATATTTGTTGAGGCTGCCGAAGCGCATGGTGTTGAGGCGAAAACAGCGGGTGAGGTTTTCGATTTGATAGATAAATTTGCAAACTACGGATTCAACAAAAGCCATGCTGTTGCATACTCTTATCTGGCATATCAGACGGCATTTCTCAAGGCTCATTTTACAGAGGAGTTCCTCGCAGCGAACATGACGCATGAGTTTGGAAAGCAGGAAAAAGTTACCCTGTTTCTTGAGGACTGTCGTAAACTGGGTATCGAAGTTTTGTCACCCGATGTAAACAAGCCTGCCAAATTTTTTACTGTCGAGAGAAAAAAGATAAGATTCGGGCTCTCCGCGATAAAAAATGTAGGTGAAACAGCAGTTGACAGTATAATCGCTGCAAGAAAAAAACTGGGAAGAGATTTCAAGAGTGTTTATGAATTTGCGTCGCTCGTCGATCTTAGACTTGTAAACAAGAGGGCGATGGAGGGTCTGGTTATGGCAGGTGCATTCGATTCGATCAATACCAACAGGCGGGCGATTTTTGAGTCGATCCCTGAGATAATTACATT
The nucleotide sequence above comes from Ignavibacteria bacterium. Encoded proteins:
- the dnaE gene encoding DNA polymerase III subunit alpha, whose product is MGKFVHLHNHTHYSLQDAACTVKSLVKAAAGFEMHAVALTDHGVMYGIPEFYKAAKGAGMKPILGMEAYITIENKSRFDKTVELDPVTGNRKKAYHHLILLAKNNQGFKNLIKLSSRGFLEGYYYKPRIDLELLKEYSEGLICTSACLGGVVSFYLRRRDYAKAKEVAKQYQEIFGDDFYLEIQDHKIADDKLILDGMPKLGKELGIKLVATNDCHYIKREDAIAHNILLKLSEKGGETDYKSLRYGTDQIYFKSQDEMTSLFKDYPESIASTLEIADKCDVNLDKKEYFFPKFPIPAESPEQSLDGYFEYLSRQKFDEVFPGEKSEELKERFEYELKTIKEMGFAGYFLIVQDFIDAAKNMGVAVGPGRGSAAGSLIAFVLGITKINPLDYDLLFERFLNPARKSMPDIDVDFSDEKRGKVIDYVKQKYGSESVSQIITFSTLASKAAIKDVGRVLNVPLHIVNYITKFIPSIFGKVYSIEKALAEVPELKDYSKTTDPTMIELFKYAKTLEGMNRNASKHAAGVVIAPGDVSDYVPLAVVDTSSMEAVSQYNMKELEAAGLLKMDFLGLRTLSIIEDTLSMVKETRPEEEWVEDIDSIPLDDQLTYEVFADGRTTGIFQFESVPMRKHLKRLKPQSIKDLAAMNALYRPGPMENIDDFIDRKYGRQRVTYLHPKLEPILQETYGIIVYQEQVIRIANQLAGMSLAEADILRRAMGKKDVEAMQKQRKIFVEAAEAHGVEAKTAGEVFDLIDKFANYGFNKSHAVAYSYLAYQTAFLKAHFTEEFLAANMTHEFGKQEKVTLFLEDCRKLGIEVLSPDVNKPAKFFTVERKKIRFGLSAIKNVGETAVDSIIAARKKLGRDFKSVYEFASLVDLRLVNKRAMEGLVMAGAFDSINTNRRAIFESIPEIITFGQNVRELNDDSTASLFGEDVLQETIVEPSLAQVEDWSPDDRFMSELEVTGFYISNHPMSAYELEERAFSFTSNVDNFETINGKPVGLCGVVNNLETKISAKGQTFANFTVNGLSGMFECTMWAKAYERHISLITNGAVLYFNGTAELNGDSVKILVENAMPIENCIEKFTRRLKITIDPARLPLDALGKIYDISVASPGNVEIFFEYLERENGKVRPRIFRTSFQKISVNRNIINKLGEIVGEENLMVDR